The proteins below are encoded in one region of Leishmania mexicana MHOM/GT/2001/U1103 complete genome, chromosome 5:
- a CDS encoding surface antigen-like protein, with the protein MAFSLLSLIGVAAVALLLAVAAPSSADTITVNAATQAWLQMWIESIPNLQIVWLNPNICSRAGIECVSATNSINIRLDGVTSAGFNFIGTLPEVDSSIDGNELQITSISVRGKTRFTGTIPASWSRITRLTRLDFSRTRMSGRIPDELGSLATLVSVDFSNSYFCYGLPNWEASNMPILAQAMFTNNNMRGPFASSWSTFPASLKLDITGNKLCGCMPSSWDSKSNLVAAAKAMDAGTVSNCFRSCNSASLSYCPAPPTGNGAQMITMTTAVVGLVVAAVSLVL; encoded by the coding sequence ATGGCTTTCTCGCTGCTTTCCCTCATCGGAGtggctgccgtggctctTCTTCTTGCAGTGGCTGCGCCAAGCTCTGCGGACACCATTACTGTCAATGCTGCCACACAGGCGTGGTTGCAGATGTGGATTGAGTCTATTCCAAACCTGCAGATCGTTTGGCTGAACCCGAACATTTGCTCTCGCGCTGGCATCGAGTGCGTCTCTGCCACTAACTCTATCAACATTCGTCTGGATGGCGTGACGTCGGCTGGCTTCAACTTCATCGGAACCCTCCCCGAGGTTGACAGCTCCATCGACGGCAATGAGCTTCAGATCACCAGCATCTCTGTCAGAGGTAAGACTCGCTTCACCGGCACTATCCCTGCGTCGTGGTCGCGCATCACCCGGCTGACTCGCCTGGATTTTAGCAGAACGCGGATGAGTGGCCGGATTCCTGATGAACTCGGCAGCCTCGCTACCTTGGTGTCTGTCGACTTCTCGAACTCATACTTCTGCTATGGCCTACCCAACTGGGAAGCCTCTAACATGCCGATCCTTGCACAGGCCATGTTCACGAATAACAACATGCGCGGCCCATTTGCCTCATCCTGGTCCACCTTCCCAGCTTCCCTGAAGCTGGACATCACCGGCAACAAGCTATGCGGTTGCATGCCCAGTTCGTGGGACTCCAAATCGAACctggtggctgctgccaAGGCCATGGATGCTGGCACCGTCTCCAACTGCTTTCGTTCTTGCAACTCCGCTTCCCTGTCTTACTGCCCGGCTCCGCCCACTGGCAACGGCGCGCAGATGATTACGATGACCACGGCTGTGGTTGGTCTGGTTGTCGCTGCTGTTTCCTTGGTCTTGTAA